In the genome of Halobacterium noricense, one region contains:
- a CDS encoding aspartate aminotransferase family protein, with product MPAGNAAIEERYEQYLMPIWKSLNVPIKRAEGCTVEDFDGNEYLDVFSGISVTNAGHRNEAVVEAAKDQLDEFIHGCTYLHPHQPAADLAEKLAEVTPGDLQKTFFANSGTEAVEGAVKLARKYTGSKEVVALEMSFHGRTLGSLSLTGNKAYKDEMAPTLNDVAHVAPPYSYRCPRCDGDSCTADCANQLERIIETHTSGDLAAVIVEPIMGEGGIIVPPEGWLERIQEITHEHGGLLIVDEVQTGYGRTGEMWASDHFDVVPDIMPQAKGIANGLPLGAFTAREEIANAFESGDHLSTFGGNPVACAAAQATIKELQDGLVANAREQGAWLGDRLADLEAAYEVVGDTRGLGLMQGVELVDPSETGPMDVAPAPDAKLAKRVGNQLREDGIVMGVGGFYSNVLRFQPPLPISREQLERTVTTIEDALDRETR from the coding sequence ATGCCCGCGGGAAACGCGGCAATTGAGGAGCGATACGAGCAGTACCTCATGCCAATCTGGAAAAGCCTCAACGTCCCAATTAAACGCGCTGAAGGCTGTACCGTCGAGGACTTCGATGGCAACGAATACCTCGACGTCTTCTCCGGCATTTCCGTTACAAACGCCGGACATCGAAACGAAGCTGTCGTTGAGGCCGCCAAAGACCAGCTCGATGAATTCATCCACGGCTGTACGTACCTGCACCCACATCAACCAGCCGCGGACCTCGCCGAGAAATTAGCCGAAGTAACACCGGGGGACCTGCAGAAAACCTTCTTCGCGAATTCGGGGACAGAAGCCGTGGAAGGTGCTGTGAAACTCGCCCGGAAGTACACTGGCTCGAAGGAAGTGGTCGCCCTGGAGATGTCCTTCCACGGGCGTACGCTTGGCTCTCTATCTCTTACTGGGAACAAGGCCTACAAGGACGAGATGGCGCCGACGCTGAATGACGTCGCACACGTAGCTCCGCCGTACAGCTACCGATGTCCACGCTGTGATGGCGACTCCTGTACGGCGGATTGCGCAAACCAGCTCGAGCGCATTATTGAAACGCATACGTCCGGTGATCTCGCTGCCGTTATTGTCGAGCCAATCATGGGTGAGGGCGGGATTATCGTTCCGCCGGAGGGGTGGCTTGAACGAATTCAGGAAATCACACACGAGCACGGTGGCTTGCTGATCGTTGACGAGGTACAGACGGGCTACGGACGGACAGGGGAAATGTGGGCTAGCGACCATTTCGATGTTGTCCCAGACATCATGCCGCAAGCAAAAGGGATTGCAAACGGCCTGCCACTCGGCGCATTTACTGCCCGCGAGGAAATCGCCAACGCCTTCGAATCCGGCGATCACCTCTCAACATTCGGCGGGAACCCAGTTGCCTGTGCAGCAGCCCAAGCAACCATCAAGGAGTTACAGGATGGCTTAGTTGCGAATGCACGCGAACAGGGTGCCTGGCTCGGTGATCGGTTAGCTGACCTCGAAGCAGCCTACGAGGTCGTCGGGGATACCCGAGGCCTCGGGCTGATGCAAGGCGTCGAATTAGTCGACCCATCGGAGACGGGGCCGATGGACGTTGCACCAGCACCAGACGCCAAACTCGCAAAACGCGTCGGCAACCAACTCCGTGAAGACGGGATTGTGATGGGCGTTGGTGGGTTCTACTCGAACGTCCTCCGCTTCCAGCCCCCACTCCCGATTTCCCGAGAGCAACTCGAACGCACCGTCACCACCATCGAAGACGCGCTCGACAGAGAAACTCGCTAA
- a CDS encoding DUF7835 family putative zinc beta-ribbon protein, translated as MASKNVQSDGITEECTACGREQPHSVTIDILTESDKDENASFSREPYRVAECQACGTTTKTRMNNV; from the coding sequence ATGGCCAGTAAAAACGTCCAATCCGATGGAATCACGGAAGAGTGCACAGCCTGTGGCCGCGAGCAGCCACACAGCGTTACAATCGATATTCTCACCGAAAGCGACAAAGACGAGAACGCGTCGTTCTCTCGGGAACCCTACCGAGTTGCTGAATGCCAGGCCTGCGGCACCACTACCAAAACCCGCATGAACAACGTCTAG
- a CDS encoding transcription initiation factor IIB, which translates to MSTKTIQQYSGTAQHETDTTETEHAQTHTCPECGGSLEQDETHGETICVDCGLVVEEDDIDRGPEWRAFDSSEQDEKSRVGAPTTKLMHDKGLSTNIGWQDKDAYGNSLSSSQRQKMQRLRKWNERFRTRDSKERNLKQALAEIERMGSALGLPEDVRETASVIYRRALSDDLLPGRSIEGVASAAIYAAGRQANHPRSIKEVANVSRVDDMEFKRTYRYIVRELGLAVKPADPTSYVGRIASELDVEDHVERRARQLLDTADGTGVFNGKSPVGLAAAAIYAAGRLTATRSTQDDVAAAADISTVTIRNRYQELLEVADTTSA; encoded by the coding sequence ATGAGTACGAAGACAATCCAACAGTACAGCGGAACGGCACAGCACGAGACGGACACGACCGAAACCGAACACGCGCAGACCCACACCTGCCCCGAATGTGGCGGATCCCTCGAACAGGACGAAACTCACGGCGAGACCATCTGTGTCGACTGTGGCCTCGTCGTCGAAGAGGACGACATCGACCGCGGCCCCGAGTGGCGCGCGTTCGACTCCAGCGAGCAGGACGAGAAATCCCGCGTCGGTGCCCCCACGACGAAGCTGATGCACGACAAGGGGCTGTCGACGAACATCGGCTGGCAGGACAAAGACGCCTACGGCAACAGCCTCTCGTCCAGCCAGCGCCAGAAGATGCAGCGCCTCCGCAAGTGGAACGAGCGCTTCCGCACCCGCGACAGCAAGGAGCGCAACCTCAAGCAGGCGCTCGCAGAAATCGAACGCATGGGGAGCGCGCTCGGCCTCCCGGAGGACGTCCGTGAGACCGCCTCGGTCATCTACCGCCGCGCCCTCAGCGACGACCTCCTCCCCGGCCGCAGCATCGAAGGCGTCGCATCCGCGGCCATCTACGCTGCCGGCCGGCAGGCCAACCACCCGCGCAGCATCAAGGAAGTCGCGAACGTCAGCCGCGTCGACGACATGGAGTTCAAGCGGACGTACCGCTACATCGTCCGCGAACTCGGCCTCGCCGTCAAGCCTGCCGACCCCACCAGCTACGTCGGCCGCATCGCCTCTGAGCTCGACGTCGAAGACCACGTCGAACGCCGCGCCCGCCAGCTGCTCGACACCGCCGACGGCACGGGCGTGTTTAACGGTAAATCCCCAGTCGGCCTCGCCGCCGCAGCCATCTACGCTGCCGGCCGCCTGACCGCCACCCGCTCCACGCAGGACGACGTCGCCGCAGCCGCCGACATCAGCACGGTCACTATCCGCAACCGCTACCAGGAACTGCTCGAAGTCGCCGACACCACGTCGGCCTAA
- a CDS encoding DUF7522 family protein: protein MTTYDTQPQSGLDDGKAALVDALHDALGDPLRDVWVLDQRTQQPLYLRDDVAERIEDVAVEKHLDNERYGFVTRQTYNRLHYSEFRYTHRGFDTWELFRTFVTDDDAQVGVVVGLDSDGTSYDFGTLTDVVHGLADEYGAGAFAPVAPDDA, encoded by the coding sequence ATGACAACGTACGACACGCAGCCCCAGTCGGGTCTCGACGACGGGAAGGCCGCGCTGGTCGACGCCCTCCACGACGCGCTCGGCGACCCTCTCCGAGACGTCTGGGTACTCGACCAACGCACCCAACAGCCGCTGTACCTCCGCGATGACGTCGCCGAACGCATCGAAGACGTCGCTGTCGAGAAACACCTCGACAACGAACGTTACGGCTTCGTCACACGCCAGACGTACAACCGCCTCCACTACTCGGAGTTCCGGTACACGCACCGCGGGTTCGACACGTGGGAGCTGTTCCGGACGTTCGTCACGGACGACGACGCCCAGGTCGGCGTCGTCGTCGGCCTGGATTCGGACGGCACCAGCTACGACTTCGGCACGCTCACCGACGTCGTCCACGGCCTCGCCGACGAGTACGGTGCCGGCGCGTTCGCACCAGTCGCTCCCGACGACGCGTAG
- a CDS encoding cupin domain-containing protein, with the protein MPYQKATIADAESALPDDARAKMFRMKDALDTEEVAFTLFTMEPNAEGMEHDHRDSGQEEVYYVVEGGVDVEFGDATVSLDEREAIRIDAEESRQIRNRDHYSELVLVGAPR; encoded by the coding sequence ATGCCGTACCAGAAGGCGACGATAGCTGACGCCGAATCGGCGCTGCCGGACGACGCCCGCGCGAAGATGTTCCGAATGAAAGACGCCCTCGACACCGAGGAGGTGGCGTTCACGCTGTTCACGATGGAACCCAACGCCGAGGGCATGGAACACGACCACCGCGACTCCGGCCAGGAAGAGGTCTACTACGTTGTCGAGGGTGGTGTCGACGTGGAGTTCGGGGACGCGACTGTTTCCCTAGACGAACGCGAAGCCATCCGCATCGACGCCGAGGAGTCCCGCCAGATTCGCAACCGCGACCACTACTCCGAACTCGTCCTCGTCGGCGCACCGCGCTAG
- a CDS encoding TrmB family transcriptional regulator: protein MTDDARLVSRLQQFGFSEKEASVYLEAVERGRGTPSDLATDAGVSTSYVYDVCDDLEREGLVTVDDHQTPTQIRATPPSEALEERVHTMTETMRELDEQYERPDDDFDTLELIRSRQTLLRRVRSFVEAADDEVFVTLPADAFDELATVIRGAVERGCLVLVAVSGLDEATLDARYGDVATVVKSWSKDESMYLCIDQQRGVIAPATLLGWDHGDASAVTFQNYSTAVAIESAFLGTVWAASEPLSVRRPAALPHDYGDNFRRALYDATLLRRAGRSVDAMLSVRPTETSEDPQTITGTITGTKQGLVAPRTSDFGMENMLSVDTGDRSVTVGAVGAFLEDYEATNVVLRDGE, encoded by the coding sequence ATGACCGACGACGCGCGCCTCGTCTCCCGGCTCCAACAGTTCGGGTTCTCCGAGAAGGAAGCCAGCGTCTACCTCGAAGCCGTCGAACGCGGCCGCGGCACGCCGAGCGACCTCGCCACGGACGCCGGCGTCTCCACCAGCTACGTCTACGACGTCTGTGACGACCTCGAACGAGAAGGACTGGTCACTGTCGACGACCACCAGACACCCACGCAAATCCGTGCGACACCGCCCTCGGAGGCACTCGAAGAGCGCGTCCACACCATGACCGAGACGATGCGCGAACTCGACGAACAGTACGAGCGCCCCGACGACGACTTCGACACGCTCGAACTAATCCGGTCGCGCCAGACGCTACTGCGGCGCGTCCGGTCGTTCGTCGAGGCCGCCGACGACGAAGTATTCGTGACGCTCCCGGCAGACGCCTTCGACGAACTCGCGACCGTAATCCGGGGTGCCGTCGAACGGGGCTGTCTCGTCCTCGTCGCTGTCAGTGGGCTCGACGAGGCCACCTTGGACGCTCGATACGGCGACGTGGCCACTGTCGTCAAGTCGTGGTCGAAAGACGAGTCCATGTACCTCTGTATCGACCAGCAGCGTGGCGTCATCGCGCCAGCCACCCTCCTCGGCTGGGACCACGGCGACGCCAGCGCCGTCACGTTCCAGAACTACTCCACCGCGGTCGCCATCGAGAGCGCGTTCCTCGGCACCGTCTGGGCAGCCTCCGAACCGCTGTCCGTTCGCCGTCCCGCTGCGCTCCCCCACGATTACGGCGACAACTTTCGGCGCGCACTCTACGACGCCACCCTCCTCCGCCGTGCCGGCCGTAGCGTCGATGCGATGCTGTCAGTCCGGCCGACCGAGACCAGCGAGGACCCACAGACGATTACGGGGACGATTACCGGGACGAAACAGGGGCTCGTCGCTCCCAGGACTAGCGATTTCGGGATGGAGAACATGCTCTCCGTCGACACTGGCGACCGGTCGGTGACTGTTGGTGCGGTCGGTGCGTTCCTCGAGGACTACGAGGCGACGAACGTGGTGTTGCGGGACGGCGAGTGA
- the thyX gene encoding FAD-dependent thymidylate synthase: MRVRLLDTTDDPEELICRGARNDYMSGWVAEQDFEEAMDGVEGDNIEDQKANFLAKLLKRGHYGPFEHPSATFAIEGMSRSCMAQLTRHRHASFDVQSMRYVAFDEVDPADVEEGEMVVTPPSATDPDWIGRNQKNADVDEETIEQREEIFQQSVRQSVEDYQELLELGMPPEDARFVLPIGTEVNVVVTLNPRSLMHIADMRAAADAQWEIRDLTEQLLDLAAEWCPHTFDYYEAEMKHRKNRLAP, encoded by the coding sequence ATGCGAGTCCGTCTTCTCGACACGACCGACGACCCGGAAGAACTCATCTGCCGGGGCGCGCGCAACGACTACATGAGCGGCTGGGTCGCCGAACAGGACTTCGAGGAAGCGATGGACGGCGTCGAGGGCGATAATATTGAGGACCAGAAAGCGAACTTCCTCGCGAAGCTCCTCAAGCGCGGGCACTACGGGCCTTTCGAGCACCCGAGCGCGACGTTCGCCATCGAGGGGATGAGTCGGTCGTGTATGGCCCAGCTCACTCGGCATCGGCACGCGAGCTTCGACGTGCAGTCGATGCGGTACGTCGCCTTCGACGAGGTCGACCCCGCGGACGTCGAGGAGGGTGAGATGGTGGTGACGCCGCCGTCGGCGACCGACCCGGATTGGATCGGCCGCAATCAGAAGAACGCGGACGTCGACGAAGAGACTATCGAGCAGCGCGAGGAAATCTTCCAGCAGTCCGTCCGGCAGTCCGTCGAGGACTACCAGGAGTTGCTGGAACTCGGGATGCCGCCAGAGGACGCGCGATTCGTCCTGCCGATTGGGACCGAAGTGAACGTCGTCGTCACGCTGAATCCGCGGTCGCTGATGCACATCGCGGACATGCGGGCGGCCGCGGACGCCCAGTGGGAGATCCGGGACCTCACCGAGCAGCTGCTGGACCTCGCTGCGGAGTGGTGTCCGCACACGTTCGACTACTACGAAGCGGAGATGAAACACCGGAAGAACCGCCTCGCACCCTGA
- a CDS encoding DUF5827 family protein — protein sequence MPVPKDDFETFHPCDFYTPAELLDEDEMYTVYEIARLLQDLAADAELDPNTENVLLDWAIPWIMNHSDDLVVAEPREEEEPGYYGVAEDA from the coding sequence ATGCCCGTTCCGAAGGACGACTTCGAGACATTCCACCCGTGTGACTTCTACACGCCGGCGGAGCTCCTCGACGAGGACGAGATGTACACCGTCTACGAGATTGCGCGCCTCCTCCAGGACTTGGCGGCCGACGCGGAACTGGACCCGAACACGGAGAACGTGCTCCTCGATTGGGCGATTCCGTGGATTATGAACCACAGCGACGACCTCGTCGTCGCCGAACCCCGCGAGGAGGAAGAGCCCGGCTACTACGGCGTTGCGGAAGACGCCTGA
- a CDS encoding aldehyde ferredoxin oxidoreductase family protein, translating into MLHSRGPLLTTNLTEQTTTETDINATLQQYIGGRGVGTKLVYDRTPFDADPLGPQNRLVFTTGPMQVSNMSFTGRMNATAVSPLTDGLLSSNAGGFMSRHLAETGYGAIELTGASDNLVIVHVRDDGVTFEEVPDLVGATVPETCAHIEAEHGLESEHVACIGPAGENLVRFASVMTTEERAFGRGGLGAVLGSKNVKALTFDGDSRPDIDVPTGQMEIHREAATDDHIMKEQGTVSVMDLANEMDGLPSYYFSEQSFEGVEGINGDAIAEKKYEKGTCSACAFACKLPTRDEARGVETEGPEFEVAMAFGSNSGVDDIVDVMKSNQLCDEYGLDAISAGNTVAAYLAANDEFGNEDLVWELVEQIAHREGVGDELAEGIGRVHDELGVENWSVKNMDFAAHEGRILHGQGLSYAVSNRGADHMYATFYSVEYPLVPDDEAMAPRGFDGKAQRLVERENLMALTDSGVVCKFSRDYMTPERYEMLFGADFEELLDVGSRIVTLERHFNNQRGLDRDDDRLPYEDQLPGFEDALDAYYDARGWHHDGTVPDSALSMKGSLNA; encoded by the coding sequence ATGCTCCATAGCCGAGGGCCGCTCCTCACCACTAACCTGACCGAACAGACTACCACAGAAACGGACATCAACGCAACCCTCCAGCAATACATCGGCGGGCGTGGGGTGGGGACGAAACTGGTCTACGACCGGACACCCTTCGACGCGGACCCGCTCGGGCCGCAGAACCGCCTCGTGTTCACCACGGGGCCGATGCAGGTCTCGAACATGAGCTTTACCGGCCGGATGAACGCAACGGCCGTCTCCCCGCTGACTGACGGCTTGCTCTCCTCGAACGCAGGCGGATTCATGTCCCGACACCTTGCGGAGACGGGCTACGGCGCTATCGAACTCACCGGAGCCAGCGACAACCTCGTCATCGTGCACGTCCGCGACGACGGCGTCACCTTCGAGGAAGTGCCGGACCTAGTTGGTGCGACGGTCCCGGAGACGTGCGCGCACATCGAGGCCGAACACGGCCTCGAATCCGAACACGTCGCCTGTATCGGCCCGGCCGGCGAGAATCTCGTCCGTTTTGCCTCGGTCATGACGACCGAGGAACGCGCGTTCGGTCGTGGTGGGCTCGGTGCCGTCCTCGGCTCGAAGAATGTGAAAGCCCTCACCTTCGACGGTGATTCCCGTCCCGACATCGACGTGCCAACGGGCCAGATGGAAATACACCGCGAGGCGGCCACCGACGACCACATCATGAAAGAACAGGGGACGGTGTCCGTGATGGATCTCGCCAACGAAATGGACGGCCTCCCTTCCTATTATTTCTCCGAGCAGTCCTTCGAGGGCGTCGAAGGCATCAACGGCGACGCCATCGCCGAGAAAAAATACGAGAAAGGAACGTGCTCGGCGTGCGCGTTCGCCTGCAAACTCCCAACCCGCGACGAGGCCCGCGGCGTCGAAACCGAGGGGCCGGAGTTCGAGGTGGCGATGGCCTTTGGCTCCAACTCCGGGGTCGACGACATCGTGGACGTGATGAAGTCCAACCAGCTCTGCGATGAATACGGCCTTGACGCGATTTCGGCGGGGAACACGGTCGCGGCCTACCTGGCGGCCAACGACGAGTTCGGCAACGAGGACCTCGTCTGGGAACTCGTCGAACAGATCGCCCACCGCGAGGGTGTCGGCGACGAACTCGCGGAGGGAATTGGGCGCGTCCACGACGAGTTGGGCGTCGAGAATTGGTCGGTCAAGAATATGGATTTCGCTGCCCACGAGGGTCGCATCCTCCACGGCCAAGGCCTCTCCTACGCTGTTTCGAATCGCGGTGCGGACCACATGTACGCCACCTTCTACTCCGTGGAGTATCCGCTCGTCCCCGACGACGAGGCGATGGCTCCCCGTGGGTTCGACGGGAAGGCTCAGCGGCTGGTCGAACGCGAGAACCTGATGGCGCTCACCGACAGCGGCGTCGTCTGCAAATTCTCTAGGGACTACATGACTCCCGAACGCTACGAGATGCTGTTCGGCGCGGATTTCGAGGAACTGCTGGACGTCGGCAGTCGAATCGTGACACTGGAGCGTCACTTCAACAATCAGCGCGGCCTCGACCGCGACGACGACCGCCTCCCCTACGAAGACCAACTCCCCGGCTTCGAGGACGCCCTCGACGCCTACTACGACGCCAGAGGCTGGCATCACGACGGTACAGTCCCGGACAGTGCGCTCTCTATGAAGGGATCCCTCAACGCCTAG
- a CDS encoding glycoside hydrolase family 3 C-terminal domain-containing protein — protein sequence MPSGTYFGDALADAVEADRVNETTVVDDMVQRGLHSQQQTGALAGEQAGSDPARGTDEHYQTAQHVAEEGTVLLKNDDLLPLDADSLDELALVGPNVESFKPSVGGSDHIDAIRRISPADGIREVAGDVTVTTVATDPRELVGPDAFTPASGNGAGLTAKYYPNADWSGSPTRTRVEDNVALTEDDLSGIDAENVSVRWTGTVTPSESGTYALALTSQAPSRLYVDGEEVVTNEGGGFMGPKTEEYTLELEAGQSHEIRVDAVGTPPVNLEWTPPAAVQEAADAAASADTAIVLAKTDTFYGDDRHEFALPGNQNAVISAVADANADTAVVSNAESPVAMPWLAAVTAVLQLWFPGQEGGRALANVLFGETNPSGKTPVTFAESLGDYLPQAVDSLPNGARGYPGIDGTAYYDEGVFVGYRHFDEHDIEPLFPFGHGESYTAFEYENASVSRAATTPVDGLTVSVDVTNTGDRDGAEAVQVYVGAVDPSVERPPKELAGIAKTDVAAGETETVSVKLDREAFRYWDDEADEWAVDYGEYDVSVAASSRDVRATERIELRESVQQSESTTSGTGTQSETATASGSTGGNAPGFGAAAAAVAFTAGVVQRFRDDD from the coding sequence ATGCCCAGCGGGACGTACTTCGGGGACGCGCTCGCGGACGCCGTCGAAGCCGACCGCGTCAACGAGACGACGGTCGTCGACGACATGGTCCAGCGAGGACTGCACTCCCAACAGCAGACCGGCGCGCTCGCCGGCGAACAGGCCGGCAGCGACCCCGCTCGCGGCACCGACGAGCACTACCAGACCGCCCAACACGTCGCCGAGGAGGGCACCGTCCTGTTGAAAAACGACGACCTGCTCCCGCTGGACGCGGACTCGCTGGACGAACTCGCGCTCGTCGGCCCGAACGTCGAGTCGTTCAAGCCCAGCGTCGGCGGGAGCGACCACATCGACGCGATTCGACGCATCAGTCCTGCCGACGGCATTCGAGAGGTCGCCGGCGACGTCACCGTGACCACCGTCGCGACCGACCCGCGCGAACTCGTCGGCCCGGACGCGTTCACGCCGGCGTCGGGGAACGGCGCTGGCCTCACTGCAAAGTACTACCCGAACGCCGATTGGTCGGGGTCGCCCACGCGCACTCGCGTCGAGGACAACGTGGCGTTGACCGAAGACGACCTCTCGGGCATCGACGCCGAGAACGTCTCCGTTCGCTGGACCGGGACCGTCACGCCGTCGGAGTCGGGGACGTACGCGCTCGCGTTGACGAGCCAAGCGCCCAGTCGCCTCTACGTCGACGGTGAGGAAGTCGTCACGAACGAAGGTGGCGGCTTCATGGGGCCGAAGACCGAGGAGTACACGCTCGAACTGGAGGCCGGGCAGTCTCACGAAATTCGCGTGGACGCCGTCGGCACGCCGCCCGTCAACCTCGAATGGACGCCACCAGCGGCCGTCCAGGAGGCTGCGGATGCCGCCGCGAGCGCGGACACAGCCATCGTGCTCGCGAAGACGGACACGTTCTACGGCGACGACCGCCACGAGTTCGCGCTCCCCGGCAACCAGAACGCAGTCATCTCCGCGGTTGCGGACGCCAACGCCGACACCGCCGTCGTCTCGAACGCGGAGTCGCCGGTCGCGATGCCGTGGCTGGCTGCCGTGACGGCCGTCCTCCAGCTCTGGTTCCCAGGCCAGGAAGGCGGTCGCGCACTCGCAAACGTCCTGTTCGGGGAGACGAACCCCTCCGGGAAGACGCCGGTCACGTTCGCCGAGTCCCTCGGCGACTACCTCCCGCAGGCAGTTGATTCGCTACCGAACGGCGCGCGCGGCTACCCGGGCATCGACGGAACCGCGTACTACGACGAGGGCGTGTTCGTCGGCTACCGTCACTTCGACGAGCACGACATCGAGCCGCTGTTCCCGTTCGGGCACGGCGAGTCCTACACGGCCTTCGAGTACGAGAACGCGTCCGTCTCGCGGGCCGCGACGACGCCCGTGGATGGCCTGACCGTGAGCGTCGACGTGACGAACACCGGCGACCGGGACGGCGCGGAAGCCGTCCAAGTGTACGTCGGCGCGGTCGACCCAAGCGTCGAGCGACCGCCGAAGGAACTCGCAGGCATCGCAAAGACCGACGTCGCCGCCGGCGAGACCGAGACGGTTTCCGTGAAACTCGACCGCGAGGCGTTCCGGTACTGGGACGACGAGGCCGACGAGTGGGCCGTCGACTACGGCGAGTACGACGTCTCCGTCGCGGCGTCCTCCCGGGACGTCCGCGCGACCGAGCGCATCGAACTCCGAGAATCAGTCCAGCAGTCCGAATCCACTACCAGCGGGACGGGAACGCAGTCGGAAACAGCGACAGCATCGGGGTCGACGGGCGGTAATGCGCCTGGGTTCGGCGCGGCCGCGGCAGCCGTCGCGTTCACCGCGGGCGTCGTCCAGCGGTTCCGGGACGACGACTAA
- a CDS encoding MBL fold metallo-hydrolase, with product MATNLAAGVDAFTSNAFLVEGDRTALVDPGANFDVGSPVREHVDDLDAVLVTHPHPDHVGNLDDVKAAFDVDAWGFDASDDGIDHELADGDTVAIGDHDYEALHTPGHEPHHLAFYSQDASVLFAADLVFANGAFGRTDLEGGDRDTLLRSIDRVLDVVDDLDVMHAGHGPSVTTGAIENIELAARAARQR from the coding sequence ATGGCCACCAATCTCGCTGCCGGCGTCGACGCGTTCACGAGCAACGCCTTCCTCGTGGAGGGCGACCGCACGGCGCTCGTGGACCCAGGTGCGAACTTCGATGTCGGCAGTCCCGTCCGCGAGCACGTCGACGATCTCGACGCAGTACTTGTCACACACCCCCACCCCGACCACGTCGGCAACCTCGACGACGTGAAAGCCGCCTTCGACGTCGATGCCTGGGGCTTCGACGCCAGCGACGATGGCATCGACCACGAACTCGCGGACGGCGACACCGTCGCTATCGGCGACCACGACTACGAGGCCCTGCACACACCCGGCCACGAGCCACACCACTTGGCCTTCTACTCGCAGGACGCGAGCGTGTTGTTCGCCGCGGACCTCGTGTTCGCCAACGGCGCGTTCGGCCGCACCGACCTGGAGGGTGGCGACCGTGACACACTCCTGAGAAGCATCGACCGCGTGCTCGACGTCGTCGACGACCTCGACGTGATGCACGCAGGCCACGGCCCGAGCGTCACGACTGGCGCAATCGAGAACATCGAGTTGGCGGCGCGGGCCGCCCGACAGCGGTAA